The Anguilla anguilla isolate fAngAng1 chromosome 2, fAngAng1.pri, whole genome shotgun sequence genome contains the following window.
tattttaatacacaaaatgGTATAAAAAGCACTTTTAATACAGTCTTGctataaaaatgttgaatataTGATCACCATAGTGGCCACAAACAATCCACACTAATATATCAGGGTGGGGGTTGCTGAATGTCATTTCCACCTCTATCACAGAAATACCTTCGCTGTTCATTTATGGCACTCTGTAGTATGGCAAGGTCCACTCCATCCACACAATTCAGCACGCGAGCACGTACCATCAGACCATCccctgcagagagggagggagagataaaatACACCAGAAAACAACTTGTTTCCCTGGCAGGGCAGGGTGGCTTGAAGCACATTACTTTCAACAATATAcagatacacaaataaaaaggaCTGGTATATAAAGCACATAAAAGGTTTAATGACAAGAGCAGAATTTTTCAGCCCATCAACGTTCATCAATCTACCCAAAGCCTGGAGTGCCTGATTCCTTGTACTGAACGCTGTAAGGATATGGGCCTTTAAAAAGAACTGGCTATGTATTCCAAGCATTGGTCAATCGTGTGGAAAACAAatacagtgggggaaaaaaacctccTTCAATTAATATACCTTCCTCTCCAGCTGACAAAACTGTAAGCGAGGTAGCTTCTGTTATTGACTATGAATTCCTTGCTAAAATCGAACTTACCCTCAGTGATCTCCAGCTCCCCTAGAACAACGTACTGGGCCTCAAGTATGGGGTGAAAAGGCTCCACAAAGCCCGTGTGAACGACAACTTGGTGCTGGGTCGCTGCATAATGAGAAGACAGGGTAGCCCGTGAATCGGCCGGCCGGTAATGCCTCAGTCTGGAGAGAAACATATCAAAAAGGGGAGGAGCAGATTAATGCAATACGATGGCAGGAATGTCACTCTCTCGTTGATGCAAACtactaaaaatggaaaaaaatgtcgATGTCTTGACTGCACAAACATTCATACCCTTTGGTATGCCAAATGTTAAGTAAGTTCAAGTTCATTTTtccaatttattttctgttgaccCTCAAGTCATTCAATAATCCACATCAGACAGTTGTTTCTTGGAACAACAATTTCCTTCCCTGCATATGGAAAAATCTATCCTGCATAAAGTATATCTGTCCAACAAGTTTTGGCTATATCAGACAGCTAAATCCCTGGAATGGGAGGCCACAGGTAAGAATGTAGGAAAAAAGGCTTTGGAGCTGTGCTTGCGTAGGACATTTTCTGTGAGACATATGGATCTGTGTTCGttgtaatttcacattttgatatcaaacattttgtataaatatatagagGACACGACAAGTCTATGTGAGaaacttgacatttttacacTGCCATTTTTTTAGATACTTTACAGCTACAATaagtaaatgaaaattaaacatcCACAAGATGTAATCGTAAAGCCTACTACAACAGTGTTACATAATTGGCGTTTGCTTCGGTTGATTTACAGTTTGCTTCGGTTGATTTacaggagtaccatggtggttgaacgtgacacttcccagttgtcttcaggcaacaacaaaacaaatgtgcataatttttttattcttcagtcatttcaatgtactttaaaacgtatttttctaagcctaaatttcccactataaaaattcacccgaaccgtctgggcgtggtaatgagaactgtcagttagctatgattgacagaccgttccccgttaccatagctacccccatgatacgcgctctctttgggagactgaatattcacaagctagctagcttagtagtatatcaagtatcgatagatagctaaggtaaggacgttgacttgtaTCCAGTTacaatttttgctatctagctagccaagttaaaataaaagcacaactataacgtcctcataaaagcgaactagcaagctaacgttatcgataacattgccttatgaaagcaaacctcctagctagctaacgttagctagctagctagctaaatgaatataaccagaaataatctaaaggaactctaatttaagtgaacctaacgttagtcaaatatttgcattgtctgaacagcaggacagtgtgtcctgtcagatttctttacggggcgtggaaataggagtggttactgtattcgtgacgtagaaaaatgacaactttctcaaccggttgaaaatgggacgatgaatttaaaacgcatatttctccaaaaatacagaacggacatattttatactttgctcattgtgtttcttcaatgcctcttgtgaaaatagcacataaaacagagaaagtgtgaaaatcaccatggtactcctttaagaatAATAGAAATCCGGAGACAGTGTACTGTGGACCGTGAGGACCAACTGTCAACAACCCACATGATCTCTCCTTGCCATGGCACTTCCTGCCCTGTGAACCCACCCCTGtaactctctctgctttcccacAAGCTGAATGAAACGTTTTAAAAAAGCCAAGAATGGTGGACTActtctattaaaaataaataaataaataaataaataaaaataaaaatcataccTGCCAAATGTTCTCACTGTTGTTCCTTCCTGGATGGCACCGGAACTGATTTCCCAGGGAAAGTGAAAAACACCAGGTGCTGGAAGCATCTCTGCcttatctgaaaaaataaattaaaatgaaattaattaaagcgGGTTTACAGAAGTGCCGTCTGATTATTGTCGCAGTATTGTCGTGTTGCTTGCATTTTGGGGTTACGGCTACTTTACAGGTTGAAAATCCTTGATCCACCTCGATAACTCAGAAGGACGGTGCAATATTTTACCGCTAACAACGTTTTGCGTAAAGAAATCGGGTTTTACTGATTGAAAAGCGTGAAACAAAAACGTGTGTtaataaatgtactttttttaaatccatacTGTAAAATACTCCCAAGTCCACGCACTCGGTTTACAAGGCTAACGTCACCGGCATCCCGCAAGAAATCTTGAATAATGTATTCTTTGCATTTTAGAAGGTAACTCTTGAAATCGGTCACACACTCATATCAGCCAATTTTTTAAGACTTTAAACTAGATTAATCAAGTTATCTTCAGTAAACTTTCGTCTGCAGTCGGACAGgttgttttggttctggttCACATCGGGGGAAGGAAAAATACGTATCCCACTCAGAGATCCCACTGCTCTCATCCGACTGAAGCCAGGAAGTAACTCGTTTGTCTGGGTACGGTAGCTACCACAGAACTGTTCTTCGGTAGCTATCGACAAAATTCTTATCAGCATAAATTCATCTGGCAGcttaaaaacagtttaaatgtaaaatgagcaCAGCATAGAGAATTTATAATGTACTTTGATTCATACAGGtttattcaaacaaaagcacaatGACAGGCCACATATTGAACTTGACAGGCCAGCACGCCCTCAGCTAACCTAGCTTGTAAATTCAGGAAGTATGCCTGCATTGAGGacaaaacattggagctccaatttaaatgaatggggAACATTAGACTTATTAGATATGGTTTTCTTTGGTAGTTAAAAATCACCTTTTCTACATTAAACTGAACGGTACGCTCCATGGTTTTCAATTGTGCGCGCCTGCGGTGACCTCATTTTTAACGTCGCTTTCTAAACCACGCAtgacgtttctttttttaagctttaAAGCGTGCCTTGGAGGCGGAGCATCCACATTCTACTGTCCAAGGGTAGATCATAGTAGCATATTCTCAAAAGAAACCAGAACCAACCGAACCTCTCAGTACCTAACTTACTAATCATAGTTAAGGTTCGACATTCGTCAGACATGAATCCAGATATTCTTAGAGAACGAGGAAACGCTAGTTTCAACACTGAGATACTCACAAATATTTTAGACGGCGGTGCAGAGAAAACtcaaaggaggagagagatcGGTGAGTTTGTCCgcactgtgtttgttttggataaCAAGGAAACTGCCGAAACACGCTCAATGGCACTGGTTAGCTGGTTAAATAGCGAACGTTGATTTGgcactagctggctagctgaaTAAATTAGATGGCCGCACGGCTAGATTAACTACCATCAAGCTATCTACAGACGCGATGGTTAAAAATCGCACCctgatttttttccatttgtatatttattagtAAGGTAATCATTAGCGTCCAGGTAGCTACCCCTTAGTATTTCTTTGAACGAAGCTGTGGCGTAGTTTCCATTCACTAACTTCCTACATAACGGTTAAACCTAACTTGATAGCTAAATTGCATGCACGCTCACTCCGCCCTGTCTAACACGGAATCAGGGCTACAGTTCCAAAGAGGCCAAATTACAGATTGTCCGGATTACAGCTGCATCGGTCACATAAactgctgaattatttattgtggATAAGGGGAGCCGTGTTGAGAATTATGGTATTTTTGGTCGGGTCCACTCAGGCAAATTCATAATGACCTGAGAAAGACTCATAACTTGACGTAAGGTGCACAAAACTTGGACCTGCGCAGTGAAAAAAGTAATATGTCCGGATGAGTCGCCTTTTATTACCTTTCCCACACCTGGGCAGGTTTATGTTTGGAGAAAGCCTAAGATTGGTTTAACACACAGCCATGTTAAACATGGTGGTGGCCGTGCAATGTTATGGGCAACCGCACTTCATGGATGTCATTGGGTCTGACGATTGTTCGTCATGGACGTAAAGTAGCCCAGGAATATGAAGAGATTTTTTTGACCTGGTGCAACTACTGTTCCCTCCCGTTGTCCAGATATTCCACAATATTAACGCCTCCACACATACTGCTACTGCAATTTAAGATTGGTTTCATGAACACCACAATCACCACATATACGCATAATTGAACCGTGCAAAGTGTAAAGTAGATTTCCACCATCCCTCAAAGAACAGCAGACTTTCGTTCTTGGCGAATTTTCTGGTATCCCATAGTCCGGAACTTTCAAAGAAgaactgaagctgttctgaagGTGAAAGGTGACAGTACTCCTAATTGGGTAGCAGATTAATATTCATACATTGCAAGGAATCCATTACACGAACCCCCCGTGACTTAGCATTCTCCGTTCCACGCACAGAGAATATGGTGATCAGCGATCCGGACTTTCAGCACGAGGACCTCAACTTCCTGTCCAGGAGCGAGCGGTACGATGCGGCTGTGAAGAAGAGCGCGCAGATGATCCTGAAGCTGCGGGAGTACGGCATCTCAGACCCCGAAGAAATCTACTGCTACAAGAGGTACGTGTACCGCAGAAGCCAAATGTATCCTGCCGGAGTTCAGACCTAATGCTGAAAAACCGCTCAaactgggcggcagtgtagaaCAGTGGGTGAGgaattgggcttgtaaccgaaaggtcataggttcaattcctgggttagggcactgctgttgtacccttgagcaaggtacttaaccttcagcatatatccagctgtataaatggatacaatgtaaaatgcaatgtaaaggttatgtaagtcgctctggataagagcgtctgctaaatgcctgtaatgtaatgtagggtGGGTGAGGGAAGTTTCAAATTAACGATAATGTATGTTGCTGATTTCCACCATGAATCTTGTGTTTAGTTGCATCCACAGCTGTAACTCTTCAAGTTTTTAGAAGATGATATTGGGGCTGACCTCAACTGCAGTTGGATGGCTTGCAATACTGTCTGTTGCCAACATGCTGAAAATGCTTTGTGTGAAAAACAGTGGGACAAGGGCCCCACACTTGTGCGGTGATATCGTGGGAAATCGGGAAAACGCCTCTGCTTCCCTTCATGATATAGACTTGCTTGGTTTGGGCCCTGTGGTGTTGGTGACTGCATCCTATGCGTTGAGAAAGCTTGCGGTGGTGCTTAAAAGAAGGGACACTGCATGGACAGTGATTTTGTtcagatgtttttctttaacattttataatgcaCGGTTATCTCAACCCCAAGGGTAGACTGCCACGTGCACTGCTGTGCTCAGGGACTGCATGTCTTGAGGCCTGCTTGATCCAAGGAGCTCCTGCTGTGCTGGAAGATAAGGGATATCCCTCTGTTTGAATCCCCTTGTGACTCTGTGTGACTCCGTAGCTGATTATCGGCCCTTCCACGTCACCGGTCAGGTTTTTGGATTGTGCGTTGTGCCGGATCACAGAAGAAGCGTTGCCTTAGCTGGTGCTCTCAGCTGTGGCATCCCCAGATAATAAAATCCAGTGTTTACATTGCGTGCCTTACGTGTATCGTGActaaaaaaatgacagcagtcTTGCTTGTGCAAGAGCAAAGGTGGCAGGTAGCGTCATTTACTGCGGTCGATTTTGGCAACAGAATATTTTAGATAAGGTTGTGTCAAGGTTATGGCACAGGGCCAGATCCTCTGTACAGAGacagtgtatttgtttgtgtgacacagtgagaaaagaaaaggcagcactcattttcaatttttattggAGTTTGGTACATAGGAAGGTTCAGGCCTGAGCTGTCATTAgtgtatggttttttttgtgtagaaAGTTTTGGTAATTTACAATGATGTCTTCACTTGCAGGCAGTGGATGAGCACAGGCGCTTCGGGTGTTACTTTTACTGGTGTGAGCAGTGGCTGCTTTTCCTTGCTTTTGCTCTGTATAGAacaccctgtttttttttttttttgttgcgaaTATGCTCACTGTTTGCATGAATCTTTTGGCAAGGGGGAATCGATTCGTTTAGACTACTTGGCTCTTCCTTTCTCAGAATTATCAGCTGATGCATAATAGGGGAGAAATTGGTGAATACAAAgtcacggttttttttttttttttacaatttcgATCGCATGTATTTCAGGTTTGCCACTATGCCAGCAAGTGAAATGATTATTGTCAttgttacggttgctctcaagcACCCGCAAACATAACGAAGCCAAAACCAAGGTTTCCCAAAAAcaaccaataactttattttactACACGTGAGAGATACCAAAGTAGCTGCAAAACATAAGATAAAATCAAGACCGGGCCAtggtcgagaggtgaggagaaaaagccCCCATTCTTCAGAAGCCGACTCCAGGGCTGcttaaaagggcaccgccacaggtgctcTCAATTACCTGTAACGAGACAAACGCATgtgtccaaacggccagcgcccccactTGAGGCGGAGGGACGTAACGCCCCCACCACCAGCTGGGGACACCagtccccaaaacaaaacaaagagaacaAGGGGGAGACAAACAAGgggagacagactgagagaaacGTCGCAGGAACTCTACGCGCGCCGCACACATGCGACGCCGCAAGAACTTTTTCACTTGCCAGCCATACAGTTGATGCACATCCAGACACATCTAGCTGACTGAATTCAAATAGTACTTGCATTCAGACTCAGCCATAGCATAGATGGCAATTCAATGAAATACTGGTAGTAAAAGGATGTTCAGTGAAAACTAAAGGGACTATTAGTCTATAATACCATGTGCAAGTACACAGACACTCGAGCAAACTCAACGTTACATCTTGAGGCTCGAGCAGTTTATCGGAGGGTTCTGCAATAAAATCGTCTAGGGTGGAAGCACTACTAGGCTAACAGGAAACGGACAAGGTCAGAGACTTAATATTCGGAAACCGACAAATGCACGATAGTATACTCCACAATAAGGAACGAGAAAGCAATAGACGCGAAGTTCAGAAATCGAAAGACCGTCTGGGTTAAACCAGTCTAACGTGGCCGAACGCTGTAAGCAAAACACCATGCAGGATGATAATTGTCTCCCAGCTAATCGTGAAGATAAAGAGACTAACCAAAACTTTACATAAATGTTTAGGCGTCCATGTTACTCCCAGTTATCAAACTGAACAGcgctatcaaaaaaaaaaagccatacaAGTCACACGATTCTCTCCAATCAGTGGCGCTACCATTTAACTCTATTGTGGGCTTCCCCGATCCTACCTAACCAAATAGAAAGAAAATCGTAACTCAATAAGGTAGTCTTCAGTGGTTTTCTGCGCTCGGGGCGACTTTGAACGCTGAACTCGTGAGCACTAGCAGACC
Protein-coding sequences here:
- the ten1 gene encoding CST complex subunit TEN1 — protein: MLPAPGVFHFPWEISSGAIQEGTTVRTFGRLRHYRPADSRATLSSHYAATQHQVVVHTGFVEPFHPILEAQYVVLGELEITEGDGLMVRARVLNCVDGVDLAILQSAINEQRRYFCDRGGNDIQQPPP